Genomic segment of Thiobacillus sp.:
GAACCTGGCCAGGTCGGCCACGTCCTCCCGGCGCTCCCGCAGGGCAGGCATGTGGATGCCGATCACGTTGAGGCGATAGAACAGGTCATGGCGGAACCGTCCGGCGGAGACTGCCGCCTGCAGGTCCTGGTGGGAGGCGCTGATGAGGCGCACGTCCACGGGTTCCTCCGTCACCCCCCCCACCCGGCGCACCCGCTTCTCCTGGATGGCACGCAACAACTTAACCTGCATGTTGAGGGGCAGGTCCACCACCTCGTCCAGGAACAGGGTGCCGCCGTGGGCAGCCTGGAAAAACCCGTCCCGGTCCGCATCCGCCCCGGTGAAGGCCCCCTTGCGGTAGCCGAAGAACTCGCTCTCCATGAGATTTTCCGGGATGGCGCCGCAGTTCACTGCCACGAAGGGGGCTTCCGCCCGGGCGCCCTCGGCATGGATCAAACGAGCCGCCACTTCCTTGCCCGTGCCCGTGGCCCCGGAAATGAACACCGGCGCCTGGCTGCGGGCCACCTTATCGATGAGGGCACACACCTGGCGCATGGGGCCCGAGTCACCCACCAGGCGGTAGGTTCCGGGCGCCTTGGCAGGCATTTCCGGCAGTTTGAGTGCCGAGCGCACCAGGGCACGGATGTTCTCCGGGCTCACCGGCTTTTCCACGTAGTCGAAGGCCCCGGCCTTGAGGGCCACCACGGCATTTTCCGCTGAACCAAAGGCCGTTATGACCGCCACGGGCGTGCGGGGAGCATGTTCGGCGATGTGGCGCACCACCTCCAGCCCGTCCCCGTCGGGCAGGCGCATGTCGGTCAGGCAGAGATCAAACCCCTGCCTGTCCAGCAGGCTCCGGGCCTGGGCCACGCTGCCCGCCCGCTCGCTGTCCAGGCCCATGCGCACCATGTCCAGTTCCAGCAGGTCCAGGAGATCTGGTTCGTCATCCACCAACAGGACACGGGGTCGTTTCACTTTCCGCTCTCCTTGCATGGCGCCCATTGTCCGCTCAGCCGGAACAGGGTGCCATCGGCAATCTCCATATAACTCAGGCTGCCGCCGTTGGCCTCTGCCAGGTCCCGGGCAATGTACAAGCCCAGTCCGGTGCCTTGCTTCGACGTGGTGTAGAAGGGCTCGAAGAGGCGGGTCTTGGTCTCGGCGGGGATGGCCGGGCCATCGTTGATGATGTCGATGTCCACCCGGTCCGCCAGGCCGGACATGCGGATGCGGATGCTTCCGGGCTGCCGGGTGCAGTAGCGCCAGGCATTGCGCAGCAGGTTCCACAGGATCTGTTCCAGATGGTTGCCGTCCATGCACAGGCGCAGGTCGCCGCTCTGATGGATCTGGATCACGTTCTCTGGCACCTGTTCCCGCTGGGCGAAATTCGTGACGAAGCTGGGCACCACCTCGGAAAGCACCTGATCCTGCTTCTGCATCCGGTCCCGGCGGTTCAGGGCCAGGACATCCTCCACCAGCCCGTTCAGTCGTTCGGCATTGTCGCCGATGATGCGGGTCAGGCGGCCGGTGACCTCGGCGGTATTTTCTTCCCGCAGCAACCCGGCGGCATGGCGTATGGCCGAGAGCGGGTTCCTGATCTCGTGGGCGAGGTTGGCGGTGAGCATGCCCAGGGATGCCAGTTTCATGCGCTGGGCCTGGGCTTCCAGGTCCGTCATGTCCTCCAGCACCACCACGGCGCCCTGGCGCCGCGTGGGCTCCAGCTCGATGAACCGAGGAATCAGGCGGCGGCCATCCCGGCCCGCCTGGAAGGGATGGGGCGGGATGGCCTGGTTGTTGCGCCAGCGGGACCAGAGTTCCGCCAGCGGGGGGGAACACTGGCGCAGGTTGCAACGGGAGAAGAAGCGGGTGCCCAGCAAGTCCTCCACCCGGGCATTGAACTGCACCACGTCCCCCTCCCCGTCCACGGCCATGACCGCATAGGGCAGTTCCCGGATCATGCGCGCGTTGATGCGCGCCATATTTTCCGCCTGCTGCCCCTTCTCCCTGGCCATCTGGGATGCCATCAGCACACCCGTGGTCTGCACGTGGGCCAGCAAGGCCACGCCGAAGAAACTGGCGGCCAGGACCCCGCCCCGGGCCAGGGTATCCAGGCCCGATCCGCCGGTCAGCACCAGCCAGAATTGCTGGGACAGCACCACCAGGGAGGCCAGCGAGGCCCAGAAGAAGATGTTTCGCTTCTGGCGCAGCATACCCACCGCCGCCATGGACACGATGAGCAGCAGGCCGGGGCCTGCCGGCCCGCTTCCGCTCACATACAGGAGGCCGCCGATGCAGACTATGTCGACGATGACATGGCGTACCAGCTGGGTTTCAAAGGCCGGCATCCGGTGCTGCATGGGCAGCATGAACACCCAGGCCACCAGGAAGTAGACGGCGCAGATGCCGGCGAACCATTGGGGACTGCGCAAGTCCAGGAAGCTGGCCTCCATGGCCAGACCCACCACGGCCAGGCTGAAGGCCACGAACAGACGGAAATGATTGAGTTGGGTAAGGGCGCGCCAGAAACTGTCAGGCGCCTCCTCCCCGTTGGCTGTGGCTGGGTAGCTACTGGCCGGTTCGGCGGTGTTCATCGCAACAATAGAACTGGCCCTTACTCATGAGGGCCTCGGAGCGGGGCATGTTCACCCCGCACACCTTGCAGCGCACCATGTCCTCGGCCTGCTTCGGCGCCGGGGGCTTCCCTGCCCTGCCTCCCCGCTGTTTGCCCATGTGCTTGAACCAGAGCACCAGCAGCAGCGTGACCAGGATGATGAACAGGATCTTACCCACGGGACAGGCCGTTCTTGTGGGTTTCGTTTATCACGGCCAGCAGTTGCTTGAAGGGGATCTCCCGACCCCACCGGTTCACGAACTGCATGTAGGGCAGATCCCGTCCGGTTGGAAACTGGTAGGTATCCGCCACCATCTCGTCGTACATCTTGCGCAGCACACCGTCCAGGTGGTCCAGCATGGTGGACCACCGCTCGGCATTCTCCGGGTCATACTCGATGCCGGCGCGCATCTCGTCGATCTCGTACACCGCGTTGTGCACCAGGTCCACGTATTCGTCGTAGGTCTTTGGGCCTTTCATTTTTCCTCGCTCACTCCAAACAGAAACAGGGGCCGAAGCCCCTGTCATTGTGCCACTTAGACGCACCGATTACTTGCCGGCGCTCACTTGCCGGCAAACTCT
This window contains:
- a CDS encoding HAMP domain-containing histidine kinase, with translation MNTAEPASSYPATANGEEAPDSFWRALTQLNHFRLFVAFSLAVVGLAMEASFLDLRSPQWFAGICAVYFLVAWVFMLPMQHRMPAFETQLVRHVIVDIVCIGGLLYVSGSGPAGPGLLLIVSMAAVGMLRQKRNIFFWASLASLVVLSQQFWLVLTGGSGLDTLARGGVLAASFFGVALLAHVQTTGVLMASQMAREKGQQAENMARINARMIRELPYAVMAVDGEGDVVQFNARVEDLLGTRFFSRCNLRQCSPPLAELWSRWRNNQAIPPHPFQAGRDGRRLIPRFIELEPTRRQGAVVVLEDMTDLEAQAQRMKLASLGMLTANLAHEIRNPLSAIRHAAGLLREENTAEVTGRLTRIIGDNAERLNGLVEDVLALNRRDRMQKQDQVLSEVVPSFVTNFAQREQVPENVIQIHQSGDLRLCMDGNHLEQILWNLLRNAWRYCTRQPGSIRIRMSGLADRVDIDIINDGPAIPAETKTRLFEPFYTTSKQGTGLGLYIARDLAEANGGSLSYMEIADGTLFRLSGQWAPCKESGK
- a CDS encoding sigma-54-dependent Fis family transcriptional regulator; this translates as MQGERKVKRPRVLLVDDEPDLLDLLELDMVRMGLDSERAGSVAQARSLLDRQGFDLCLTDMRLPDGDGLEVVRHIAEHAPRTPVAVITAFGSAENAVVALKAGAFDYVEKPVSPENIRALVRSALKLPEMPAKAPGTYRLVGDSGPMRQVCALIDKVARSQAPVFISGATGTGKEVAARLIHAEGARAEAPFVAVNCGAIPENLMESEFFGYRKGAFTGADADRDGFFQAAHGGTLFLDEVVDLPLNMQVKLLRAIQEKRVRRVGGVTEEPVDVRLISASHQDLQAAVSAGRFRHDLFYRLNVIGIHMPALRERREDVADLARFILERLTGHRGARLSTAALEALQRYDFPGNVRELENMLERALALSEGEEITPDDLHITPNGEDAGADVPGAEGVGTGLQDYLDAVEKKAIQAALLKTGNNKTAAARLLGVTFRSLRYRLERLGID